Genomic DNA from Thermobifida alba:
GTCGTCGATGTCGTCGAGGGCGCGCAACCCGTCGGCGAGGACGTCGGCGCGGTCCTGCCAGGCCCCGGGCGACCGGTCGGCGAGCTGTCCGGCGCGGCGGGTGTCGCCGAGGTGCAGGGCCCACTCGGGGTGGTCGGCGAGCAGCCGGTCGAGGATCTTCTCGGCGGTGGCGCGGAACCGGTCGGTCATGGCGTTGACGCCGGGGTCGGGACGCTGGGGTTCGGCTGGCGGAGTCATCGTCTCCATCCTGCCAGCGCCCCACCCCCGGGACCGGACATCGCGCGGAGTGTCAGTCCTCGGTGGGGAACGCGGCGGTGCCGAGGGTCGATGCGAAGGGCTCGGGGAGGGTGATCGTCTCCCCGGCGGACCGGCGGGCCCCCGGAGGCCGCGCACCCGGTCGCCCTTGTGGGAGGCGGGCGGGCCGCCGTGGACGCCGTTCCACGACCACCAGGAGCGGTCGGCCCTCAGCGGGGGTCGGGGGCCACCGTCGTCACGGGGGCTCCCCGGGCACGCGGAACACGTGAGTCGGAATTCCAACCAACCGGACGGCAGGAGCCTGACACCCGGTGAGTTGGAGAACCGAACCCGCCTCCGGGACCCCGGCGGGGCCGGAGGCTGCACGCCTCCGGCCCCGCCGGGAGCCTGCTCCGGTCACACCTGGCGGCGCTCCCGGATCGCGGCGAGGATCTCGGCGACCGCCTCGTCGACGGGGACGCCGTTGTTCTGCGAGCCGTCGCGGTACCGGAAGGAGACCGCGCCCTTGCTCACGTCGTCGTCACCGGCCAGCAGCATGAAGGGGATCTTCTGCTTCTGGGCGTTGCGGATCTTCTTCTGCATCCGGTCGTCGCTGGAGTCCACCTCGACCCGCACCCCGTGCTCGCGCAGCCGGCGCGCCACCTCCTCCAGGTAGGGCACGTGCTCGCCGGCGATGGGGATGCCCACGGCCTGCACCGGGGCCAGCCAGGCGGGGAAGGCGCCCGCGTAGTGCTCCAGCAGCACCGCGAAGAAGCGCTCGATGGAGCCGAACAGGGCGCGGTGGATCATCACCGGGCGCTGCCGGGAGCCGTCGGCGGCCTGGTACTCCAGCTCGAAGCGCTTGGGCTGCTGGAAGTCGACCTGGATGGTGGACATCTGCCAGGTGCGGCCGATGGCGTCCCTGGCCTGCACGGAGATCTTCGGGCCGTAGTAGGCGGCCCCGCCCGGGTCCATGACCAGTTCCAGGTTCTGCTTCTGGGCGGCCTGCCGCAGGATCTCGGTGGCCTCCTCCCACTCCTCCGGCTCGCCCAGGAACTTCGGGGAGTCGTCGCGGGTGGACAGCTCCAGGTAGAAGTCGCTCAGGCCGTAGTCGCGCAGCAGGTCCAGCACGAAGGTGAGCAGGCTGTCCAGCTCCGCCGGCATCTGCTCCTTGGTGCAGTAGATGTGCGAGTCGTCCTGGGTGAACCCGCGCGCCCGGGTCAGGCCGTGCACCACGCCGGACTTCTCGTACCGGTAGACGGTGCCGAACTCGAACAGCCGCAGCGGCAGCTCGCGGTAGGAACGGCCCCGTGCCCGGTAGATCAGGTTGTGCATGGGGCAGTTCATGGCCTTGAGGTAGTAGTCGGCGCCCTCGAACTGCATGGGCGGGAACATGGCGTCCGCGTAGTTCGGCAGGTGGCCGGAGGTCTCGAACAGCCTGGCCTTGGAGATGTGCGGGGTGTTGACGAACTGGTACCCGGCCTCCTCGTGGCGGCGGCGCGAGTACTCCTCCATCTCCTTGCGCACCACCCCGCCCTTGGGGTGGAACACGGCCAGGCCCGACCCGAGCTCGTCGGGGAAGGAGAACAGGTCGAGCTCGGCGCCGAGCTTGCGGTGGTCCCGCTTGGCCGCCTCCTCCAGCATGGTGAGGTAGGACTTGAGCGCGTCCCTGGTCTCCCAGGCGGTGCCGTAGATCCGCTGCAGCTGCGGGTTCTTCTCGCTGCCGCGCCAGTAGGCGGCGGCGGTGCGCATCAGCCGGAACGCGGGGATGACCCTGGTGTCGGGCAGGTGCGGGCCGCGGCACAGGTCCTTCCAGCACACCTCGCCGGTGCGGGGGTGCAGGTTGTCGTAGATGGTGAGCTGTCCCGCGCCGACCTCGACGCTGGCCCCCTCGGCGGCCTCGCCCGCGCCGCCCTTGAGGTCGATCAGCTCCAGCTTGTAGGGCTCGTCGGCGAGCTCGGCCCGGGCCTCGTCGTCGGTGACGGCGCGCCGGGAGAAGCGCTGGCCCTGCTTGACGATCTCCTGCATCCGCTTCTCGATGCGCTTGAGGTCCTCGGGGGTGAACGGCTCGGCGACGTCGAAGTCGTAGTAGAAGCCGTTCTCCACGGGCGGGCCGATGCCCAGCTTGGCCTCGGGGAACAGTTCCTGGACGGCCTGGGCGAGCACGTGCGCGCAGGAGTGGCGCAGGATCGCCCGCCCCTCCTCGGAGTCGATGCGGATCGCCTCCACCACGTCGCCGTCGGCGAGTTCGTGGGCGAGGTCCCGCGGCTCCCCGTTGACCAGGGCGGCGATCACGGTTCGCCCGTCCGCTTCCAACGCCTGGCCCGCCGTGGTGCCCGCCGCCACCGCACGCTCGGTTCCGGCGAGGGTGATACGCAGTTCAGGCACGGCGGACACGGTGTCTCCTCGAAAAGTTCTCGTCGGCTGTCGACCGGACCGGCGGGTCCGGCGGCGGGGTCGTCCCGTCGTTCCGATGCTAGCGGCCTCCGGCCGCGCGCGCCGCACCGCCGACCCGGTGGTGCATCGGCGGATCTCGCGGGTAGATCTTCCGTCGAGACCTCACCGAAGAGGGAGAGAACAGGTGCGCATCGTCATCGTGGGGGCG
This window encodes:
- the thrS gene encoding threonine--tRNA ligase — encoded protein: MSAVPELRITLAGTERAVAAGTTAGQALEADGRTVIAALVNGEPRDLAHELADGDVVEAIRIDSEEGRAILRHSCAHVLAQAVQELFPEAKLGIGPPVENGFYYDFDVAEPFTPEDLKRIEKRMQEIVKQGQRFSRRAVTDDEARAELADEPYKLELIDLKGGAGEAAEGASVEVGAGQLTIYDNLHPRTGEVCWKDLCRGPHLPDTRVIPAFRLMRTAAAYWRGSEKNPQLQRIYGTAWETRDALKSYLTMLEEAAKRDHRKLGAELDLFSFPDELGSGLAVFHPKGGVVRKEMEEYSRRRHEEAGYQFVNTPHISKARLFETSGHLPNYADAMFPPMQFEGADYYLKAMNCPMHNLIYRARGRSYRELPLRLFEFGTVYRYEKSGVVHGLTRARGFTQDDSHIYCTKEQMPAELDSLLTFVLDLLRDYGLSDFYLELSTRDDSPKFLGEPEEWEEATEILRQAAQKQNLELVMDPGGAAYYGPKISVQARDAIGRTWQMSTIQVDFQQPKRFELEYQAADGSRQRPVMIHRALFGSIERFFAVLLEHYAGAFPAWLAPVQAVGIPIAGEHVPYLEEVARRLREHGVRVEVDSSDDRMQKKIRNAQKQKIPFMLLAGDDDVSKGAVSFRYRDGSQNNGVPVDEAVAEILAAIRERRQV